The Bubalus bubalis isolate 160015118507 breed Murrah chromosome 16, NDDB_SH_1, whole genome shotgun sequence genome window below encodes:
- the LOC112579404 gene encoding putative olfactory receptor 5AK3 — protein MTPRNSTEVTEFFLLGFGVQHEFQYFLFTVFLVIYGTSMVGTIGMSLLIKTDSRLQTPMYCFLQHLAFVYICFTSAVTPKMMQNFIIENKSISFKGCVIQLLVYTTFVTGDCYLLAAMAVDHYVAICNPLHSPTVMSRRVCIQLVAGSYIMGSINASVHTGFTFSLVFCKGNTINHFFCDIPPVLALFCSNTDINIMLLSVFVGFNLTSTVLAIIVSYMFILAAILKISSNAGKKKAFSTCASHLTAVTIFYGTLSYMYLQSYSHNSHENRKVAPVFYGIMIPMLNPLIYSLRNKEVK, from the coding sequence ATGACACCAAGAAATAGTACTGAAGTGACTGAATTCTTCCTTCTGGGATTTGGTGTCCAACATGAGTTTCAGTATTTCCTCTTCACTGTATTTCTGGTCATCTATGGGACCTCCATGGTGGGTACTATTGGAATGAGCCTACTCATCAAGACAGATTCCAGACTCCAAACACCCATGTACTGTTTCCTACAGCATTTGGCTTTTGTTTATATCTGTTTCACCTCTGCTGTCACTCCCAAGATGATGCAAAActtcataatagaaaataaatcaatCTCATTCAAGGGCTGTGTCATACAATTATTGGTTTACACAACATTTGTAACGGGTGACTGTTACCTCCTTGCTGCTATGGCGGTGGACCattatgtggccatctgcaacccGCTTCACTCTCCCACCGTCATGTCCCGAAGGGTCTGCATCCAGTTGGTAGCTGGTTCGTACATCATGGGCTCCATAAATGCCTCTGTGCACACAGGTTTTACATTTTCACTGGTCTTCTGCAAGGGCAATACCATCAATCACTTTTTCTGTGACATTCCTCCAGTTCTTGCCCTCTTCTGCTCCAACACTGACATCAACATCAtgctactttctgtctttgtgggatTTAATCTGACATCCACTGTGTTGGCCATCATCGTTTCCTACATGTTTATCCTGGCTGCCATCCTGAAGatctcttccaatgcaggaaagaaaaaagccttctccacctgtgcctcCCACCTGACAGCAGTCACCATTTTCTATGGAACCCTCTCTTACATGTACTTACAGTCTTATTCGCATAATTCCCATGAAAATAGGAAAGTGGCCCCTGTATTTTATGGCATTATGATTCCCATGTTGAATCCCCTGATCTATAGTTTGAGAAATAAGGAGGTAAAATAA